In the genome of Ammospiza nelsoni isolate bAmmNel1 chromosome 7, bAmmNel1.pri, whole genome shotgun sequence, one region contains:
- the ITPRID2 gene encoding protein ITPRID2 isoform X2 codes for MLVRNGGSFEDDLSLGAEANQLRSDAQTETCNGVLAKDRRLQFHQKGRSMNSTGSGKSSATVSSVSELLELYEEDPEEVLYNLGFGRDEPDIASKIPARFFNSSSFARGIDIKVFLNAQIQRMEVENPSFALTSRFRQIEVLTTVANAFSSLYSQVSGTPLQKIGSMNSVSSSKEASSPPPLNRSNTASRLMKTLSKLNLCGTQQADGSSSSSPSPVEKGKSPAEVGSEENDVKSESKLPKYPKKKDCPSFLAPVKEEIAGSQTKAARAERPTHLPAVADGAQEGSVPPADGQGGRLASAQDRPCEEPGLLDSPGLSSSSSTSDSSVLTQRLCTASPARDPCAPLANPSVVSLMLQQKDSFEMEEIQSTEGDLPHVSATHQLAVTKSRKDQLLRTASQHSDSSGFAEDSTDCSPFSQLQVQESLQGMGSSADSCDSETTVTSHSEEQKTQIAKELPCFDKFEEEEEEDDEEEDYDDDEEDIISQVERRKSSDSRRSEDRKISDCKTEQNQGQESKSSHISETVQGEVSSKEEDISSEQKESDLLEEGSVFEFPQYHTHHILKSMQSLEGDGSSTSSVDRVQVALQRAEMRIINSPDSKARCTLLKSKDLLRKQRLWFAESGYPLRRSQSLPTALLNPVKVVSSVNVQLTPGKETLCSPPSFTYKYTQVEEDKEAASENDRSEEEAASGHPVCKSTLFIAPSSSKKEVPQAGPSRLSEELSPTRVQSCPLHMPAAMSRSTCSLHSLPTEWQDRPLCEHMRTLSTHSIPSISGSSFSAMLSPFSCPFFPRHGVPHRPPAMNPPSTVEMQLRRVLHDIRNSLQNLSQYPVMRGQDFSAATGYTTQRSSILPLYENTFQELQVVRRNLNLFRTQMMDLELTMLRQQTTVYQHMTEEERFEADQLQSLRKSVRMELQELEMQLEERLLALEDQLRSLHMSSPYRPQAHIGMYGSRSADNLSCPSPLNVIEPVSELIREQSFLKSELGLGLGELGLETLPAEGTESVFSHGNSDSSSVCSGHTGRRARSQSKKLYRASVALTPTPPLRAGTGQPVESSEELADSKPEVEHKLEKIPLMPSADEIHKAVEQEELQQVIREIKESIVGEIRREIVSGLLAAVSPQSRSATAKQDTQP; via the exons CTAATCAACTACGGAGTGATGCCCAAACAGAAACATG CAATGGTGTACTGGCAAAGGACAGGAGGCTGCAGTTCCATCAGAAGGGGAGAAGTATGAACTCCACCGGCTCTGGAAAAAGCAGCGCGACTGTTTCAAG TGTTTCTGAATTACTGGAGCTTTATGAGGAAGATCCTGAAGAAGTGCTCTATAACCTTGGGTTTGGGAGAGATGAACCAGATATTGCTTCAAAAATTCCAGCGAGATTTTTTAATTCATCGTCGTTTGCCAGAGGGATAGATATCAAAGTGTTTTTGAATGCCCAAATACAGCGCATGGAAGTGGAAAATCCAAGTTTTGCTTTAACAA GTCGTTTTCGTCAGATTGAAGTGCTTACTACTGTGGCcaatgctttttcttctttgtattcTCAAGTCTCTGGGACTCCTTTGCAGAAAATTGGTAGTATGAATTCAGTGTCTTCCAGCAAAGAAGCATCCAGCCCTCCCCCTTTGAATCGCAGCAACACAGCCAGTCGCTTAATGAAGACCTTGTCAAAACTCAATCTGTGTGGCACACAGCAAgctgatggcagcagctcctccagtcCTTCGCCTgttgaaaaagggaaaagtccAGCTGAAGTAGGGAGTGAGGAGAATGATGTAAAAAGTGAATCTAAATTGCCAAAATATCCTAAAAAGAAAGACTGTCCCTCTTTTTTGGCTCCTGTAAAGGAGGAGATAGCCGGCAGTCAGACAAAGGCTGCAAGAGCAGAGAGACCCACGCacctccctgctgtggctgaCGGAGCACAGGAGGGTTCTGTGCCTCCAGCAGACGGGCAGGGTGGCAGGCTGGCAAGTGCCCAGGATAGACCATGCGAAGAACCTGGGCTTTTGGACTCTCCaggcctcagcagcagctccagcacctctgACAGCAGTGTCCTGACACAGAGACTGTGCACGGCATCGCCAGCGAGAGACCCCTGCGCTCCCCTCGCAAACCCGTCCGTCGTGAGCCTaatgctgcagcagaaggaCTCCTTTGAGATGGAGGAG ATCCAGAGTACAGAGGGGGATCTACCTCACGTTTCAGCTACACATCAGCTAGCAGTGACCAAGTCAAGGAAAG ATCAGCTCTTAAGGACAGCAAGTCAGCACTCTGACAGCAGTGGCTTTGCTGAGGACTCTACAGACTGTTCTCCATTCAGTCAGCTTCAG GTTCAGGAGTCTTTGCAGGGCATGGGAAGCAGTGCTGACAGCTGTGACAGTGAAACAACTGTGACATCGCACAGTGAGGAACAGAAGACACAGATAGCCAAGGAACTGCCCTGTTTTGATAAgtttgaggaggaggaggaggaagatgatgaggaggaggattatgatgatgatgaagaggATATTATCTCTCAAGTAGAGAGACGAAAATCTTCTGATAGCAGAAGGAgtgaagacagaaaaattagTGACTGTAAAACTGAACAAAATCAAGGACAAGAAAGCAAGTCATCTCATATATCAGAGACAGTCCAAGGAGAGGTCAGCTCTAAAGAGGAAGACATTTCCAGTGAGCAAAAAGAATCAGACCTGCTGGAGGAAGGCAGCGTGTTTGAGTTTCCTCAGTATCACACACACCATATCCTCAAGTCGATGCAGTCTCTGGAAGGTGATGGCTCCTCCACATCATCTGTGGACAGAGTTCAGGTTGCCTTGCAAAGAGCTGAGATGAGGATCATCAACTCACCTGACTCCAAGGCCAGGTGCACTCTGCTTAAGTCAAAAGATCTTCTGAGGAAGCAGAGACTCTGGTTTGCTGAATCGGGCTATCCTCTAAGGCGGTCTCAGTCTCTCCCAACTGCATTGCTGAATCCAGTGAAAGTGGTGTCCTCTGTCAATGTTCAGTTAACTCCAGGAAAAGAGACTCTCTGCAGTCCTCCTTCCTTCACCTACAAGTACACACAGGTGGAGGAGGACAAGGAAGCAGCATCTGAGAATGACAGAAGTGAGGAGGAGGCAGCCTCTGGCCATCCTGTGTGCAAATCCACACTGTTTATTGCACCTTCGTCCTCCAAGAAAGaggtgccccaggcagggcccagcaggCTGTCTGAGGAGCTCAGTCCCACCAGGGTACAGAGCTGCCCCCTGCACATGCCAGCAGCCATGTCCCGCTCCACGTGCTCCCTCCATTCCCTCCCCACGGAGTGGCAGGACCGGCCGCTGTGCGAGCACATGAGGACGCTCAGCACCCACAGTATCCCAAGCATCTCTGGCTCTTCCTTCAGTGCCATGCTTTCCCCCTTCAGCTGCCCCTTCTTTCCAAGGCATGGAGTTCCTCATCGTCCTCCTGCCATGAACCCACCCTCCACTGTGGAGATGCAGCTCCGCAGGGTCCTCCATGACATCAGAAACTCTCTGCAGAACCTCTCACAG TACCCAGTGATGAGGGGACAGGATTTTTCAGCTGCCACTGGTTACACTACTCAGAGATCATCCATTCTACCTCTCTACGAG AATACTTTCCAGGAGCTACAAGTGGTGAGGAGAAATCTAAATTTATTCAGAACCCAAATGATGGATTTGGAATTGACTATGTTACGTCAACAGACCACGGTTTATCAGCACATGACAGAGGAGGAAAG ATTCGAAGCTGACCAGCTGCAGAGCCTGAGGAAGTCTGTCCgcatggagctgcaggagtTGGAGATGCAGCTGGAAGAGCGTCTGCTTGCCTTGGAGGACCAGCTCAGAAGTCTGCACATGTCTTCACCTTACAGACCTCAGGCACACATA GGTATGTATGGAAGCAGAAGTGCTGATAACCTGTCGTGTCCTTCTCCATTGAACGTCATTGAACCA GTCTCTGAGCTTATTCGAGAGCAGTCATTTCTGAAGTCTGAACTGGGTTTAGGACTGGGAGAGCTTGGACTGGAAACTCTCCCAGCAGAGGGTACAGAGTCGGTATTCTCCCATGGAAACTCAGATTCCTCTTCAGTGTGCTCTGGTCACACAGGTAGAAGAGCCAGGAGTCAAAGCAAGAAGTTGTACCGAGCCTCTGTTGCCTTAACACCAACTCCCCCGCTGAGAGCAGGCACTGGACAGCCAGTGGAAAGCTCTGAGGAGCTTGCAGACTCCAAGCCAGAGGTGGAGCACAAACTTGAAAAAATCCCTCTCATGCCTTCAGCTGATGAAATCCACAAAGcagtggagcaggaggagctaCAGCAAGTCATACGGGAG ATCAAGGAATCTATTGTTGGTGAAATAAGAAGAGAAATAGTAAGTGGATTGTTAGCAGCTGTATCGCCCCAAAGCAGATCTGCAACTGCAAAGCAAGATACACAGCCGTGA